In a single window of the Acidobacteriota bacterium genome:
- the crtI gene encoding phytoene desaturase: MNKRVLIIGGGIGGLGTAGLFARKGYDVTLVEKNANLGGRANIFQSNGFKFDMGPSWYLAPDIFEHFFRLMGERVKDHLDLVKLSPSYRIFFRRDAERLDIHSDIERDAAAFDAIEPGAGDNLRKYLAQSEYQYGVATEHFMFKNYDRIWDFLNKRVATEGQKLSVFSKMHNFVSRFFKTKKLQQVMEYTMVFLGTSPYEAPALYNLMSHMDFNQGVFYPQGGFYELIKALANVAEKNGAKLRTSSPVKRIVVKNGKAAGVELEGGEVIEADIVISNADMEHTEARLLESGNRTFKESYWKKRVMAPSAFIMYLGVSEKMPSLIHHNLLFSEDWRRNFAEIYDDPRLPDEPSLYVCAPSVTDPSVAPEGKENLFVLVPIASGLEIREDEKERYADRVLALMEEEMGLEGLRQKIEYKRIYTVENFAADYNAFRGSALGLAHTLMQTAIFRPKNFSKKVKGLYYVGAGTNPGIGTQICLISAELAYKRVHNIKSPGPLEEL; the protein is encoded by the coding sequence ATGAACAAACGTGTATTGATAATCGGCGGCGGCATCGGCGGTCTTGGTACCGCCGGACTTTTTGCTCGCAAAGGCTACGACGTCACTCTCGTTGAAAAGAATGCTAACCTCGGCGGGCGAGCGAATATTTTCCAAAGCAACGGTTTCAAATTCGACATGGGGCCATCGTGGTACTTGGCACCTGACATTTTCGAGCATTTCTTTCGGCTGATGGGCGAACGCGTCAAAGACCACCTAGACCTAGTGAAGCTCTCTCCGTCTTACCGCATCTTTTTCAGGCGCGATGCCGAGCGGCTAGACATACACAGCGACATCGAACGCGATGCGGCGGCTTTCGATGCGATCGAGCCGGGAGCCGGCGACAACCTCCGCAAATATCTCGCACAGAGCGAATATCAATACGGCGTGGCGACAGAACATTTTATGTTCAAGAACTACGACCGCATCTGGGATTTCCTGAACAAACGCGTCGCGACCGAAGGGCAGAAGCTGTCCGTTTTTTCGAAGATGCACAATTTCGTCTCGCGATTCTTCAAGACGAAAAAGCTGCAGCAGGTGATGGAATACACGATGGTGTTCCTGGGCACATCGCCGTATGAGGCACCGGCGCTGTACAACCTGATGTCGCACATGGATTTTAATCAGGGCGTTTTTTATCCGCAGGGCGGTTTTTACGAGCTGATAAAAGCACTCGCCAACGTCGCGGAAAAGAACGGAGCGAAACTGAGGACGTCGTCCCCCGTGAAACGCATCGTCGTCAAGAACGGCAAGGCAGCGGGCGTCGAGTTGGAAGGCGGCGAGGTCATCGAAGCCGACATCGTCATTTCGAACGCCGATATGGAGCATACGGAAGCGCGGCTGCTCGAAAGCGGAAATCGCACGTTCAAAGAGAGTTATTGGAAAAAACGCGTGATGGCGCCGTCGGCCTTCATAATGTATCTCGGCGTCAGCGAAAAGATGCCGTCGCTGATACACCACAACCTGTTGTTCAGCGAGGATTGGCGGCGGAATTTCGCTGAGATCTACGACGATCCGCGTTTGCCTGATGAGCCTTCGCTGTATGTATGCGCGCCGAGCGTGACCGATCCTTCGGTCGCACCGGAAGGCAAGGAGAATTTATTTGTCCTTGTGCCGATCGCAAGCGGTCTGGAGATTCGCGAGGACGAAAAAGAACGTTACGCCGACAGGGTTTTGGCTCTGATGGAAGAGGAAATGGGCCTCGAAGGCCTGCGGCAGAAGATCGAATACAAACGCATTTACACGGTCGAAAATTTCGCGGCAGATTACAACGCGTTTCGCGGTTCGGCATTGGGACTTGCCCACACGCTAATGCAGACGGCGATATTCCGGCCGAAGAATTTTTCTAAAAAAGTTAAAGGCCTCTACTACGTCGGGGCCGGCACAAATCCCGGCATCGGCACGCAGATATGCCTGATCTCAGCCGAATTGGCTTACAAGCGCGTTCATAACATCAAATCACCCGGCCCACTGGAAGAGTTATAG